One region of Limnospira fusiformis SAG 85.79 genomic DNA includes:
- a CDS encoding phosphoketolase family protein: MVAAPSQTLETTYPLSDEEIRKTHAYWRACNYLCVGMIYLRDNPLLKEPLKPEHIKYRLLGHWGSSPGLSFIYIHLNRLIKKYDLNMIYIAGPGHGAPGVLGPVYLEGTYSEVYPDKSQDAEGMGKFFKQFSFPGGIGSHCTPETPGSIHEGGELGYSLSHAYGTVFDHPELITAAVVGDGEAETGPLATAWHSNKFINPIRDGAVLPILHLNGYKIANPTILSRIPNEELKNLFRGYGYTPYLVECSQDEDYGSAHRKMAATLEHCINEIRDIQQQARSSGKATRPQWPMIILRSPKGWTGPKEVDGRKVEGFWRAHQVPMSNVIGNPHQMKILEDWMRSYQPEELFDENGTLIPELKELAPTGVRRMSANPFANGGIWRRDLNMPDFRKYAVEVPKPGQSEAENTRPLGNFLRDVMGKNMTNFRMFGPDETASNRLNAVYEVSKKTWMGEFLEEDLDGSELAADGRVMEMLSEHTLQGWLEGYLLTGCHGFFHTYEAFAHVVDSMFNQHAKWLEVCKKEVPWRSPIASLNILLSSTVWRQDHNGFSHQDPGYVDLVTNKSPDVVRVYFPPDANCLLSCANHCLQSKDYVNVIVADKQKHLQFLNMDDAIKHCTKGIGIWEWASNDDCGKDPDIPDVVMAGCGDVATKESLAATAILRSEFPELKIRFINVVDLFKLQPDTEHPHGLSDWDFDSLFTTDKPIIFNFHGYPWLIHKLAYRRTNHPNLHVRGYKEKGNINTPLELAIENQVDRFNLVIDVIDRVPKLRSAAAYVRERMRNAIIENVAYAYEHGQDQEEISNWKWPF, from the coding sequence ATGGTGGCAGCACCCTCTCAAACGTTAGAGACAACCTATCCTCTCAGTGACGAAGAGATCCGGAAAACTCATGCCTACTGGCGTGCCTGCAATTATCTTTGTGTAGGGATGATCTACCTGCGAGATAATCCGTTACTAAAAGAACCCTTAAAACCTGAACATATCAAATATCGCCTTCTGGGTCATTGGGGGTCTAGTCCCGGTTTAAGTTTTATCTACATTCACCTAAATCGGCTAATCAAAAAATATGACCTGAATATGATCTATATTGCGGGTCCAGGACACGGCGCACCGGGTGTTCTCGGTCCAGTATATTTAGAAGGAACTTACTCGGAGGTTTACCCGGATAAAAGTCAAGATGCTGAAGGGATGGGAAAATTTTTCAAACAGTTTTCATTCCCTGGCGGTATCGGTAGCCATTGCACCCCAGAAACCCCAGGTTCTATCCACGAAGGGGGGGAACTAGGTTATAGCCTCTCCCATGCTTATGGTACAGTATTTGACCATCCAGAACTGATTACCGCGGCTGTGGTGGGAGATGGAGAAGCGGAAACGGGACCCCTAGCAACGGCTTGGCATTCCAATAAATTTATCAATCCTATCCGTGATGGTGCGGTGTTGCCGATACTACACCTAAACGGCTATAAAATCGCTAACCCCACCATTCTCTCAAGAATTCCCAACGAGGAACTTAAAAACCTATTCCGAGGCTATGGTTATACTCCCTATTTGGTGGAATGTAGCCAAGATGAGGATTATGGGTCGGCTCATCGGAAAATGGCTGCGACCCTAGAACATTGTATCAACGAAATTCGCGATATTCAACAACAGGCTCGTAGCAGTGGAAAGGCTACCCGTCCCCAATGGCCGATGATTATTTTGCGATCGCCTAAAGGTTGGACAGGTCCGAAGGAAGTAGACGGTCGCAAAGTTGAAGGTTTCTGGCGCGCGCACCAAGTCCCCATGTCTAATGTCATTGGGAACCCCCATCAAATGAAAATCCTAGAAGACTGGATGCGAAGTTACCAGCCAGAAGAACTCTTTGATGAAAACGGAACTCTTATTCCTGAACTCAAGGAACTAGCGCCAACGGGTGTCCGTCGCATGAGTGCTAACCCCTTTGCTAACGGTGGTATTTGGCGGCGTGACTTAAATATGCCAGACTTCCGTAAGTATGCTGTAGAGGTTCCTAAACCAGGTCAAAGTGAGGCGGAAAACACTCGACCTCTCGGCAATTTCCTCCGGGATGTCATGGGTAAAAATATGACGAATTTTCGGATGTTTGGACCTGATGAAACTGCCTCTAATCGCCTTAATGCTGTCTATGAAGTCAGTAAAAAAACCTGGATGGGTGAGTTTTTAGAGGAAGACTTAGACGGTAGCGAATTAGCCGCTGATGGTCGGGTTATGGAAATGTTAAGTGAGCATACCCTCCAAGGCTGGTTAGAAGGCTATTTGCTGACTGGATGTCATGGTTTCTTCCATACCTATGAGGCTTTTGCTCATGTGGTCGATTCCATGTTTAACCAACACGCTAAATGGTTGGAAGTCTGTAAAAAAGAGGTGCCTTGGCGTTCTCCGATCGCCTCTCTGAATATCCTACTCTCTTCTACGGTTTGGCGACAAGACCACAATGGTTTTAGTCACCAAGATCCCGGTTATGTGGATTTGGTTACTAATAAGAGTCCTGATGTGGTTCGGGTTTATTTTCCCCCTGATGCTAATTGTTTACTGTCCTGTGCTAATCATTGTCTCCAAAGCAAAGATTATGTCAATGTCATTGTGGCAGATAAACAAAAACATCTACAATTCCTGAATATGGATGATGCTATTAAGCATTGTACTAAAGGAATTGGGATTTGGGAATGGGCTAGTAATGATGATTGTGGTAAAGACCCCGATATTCCTGATGTGGTGATGGCTGGTTGTGGTGATGTCGCCACTAAGGAGTCTTTGGCTGCGACCGCCATTCTCCGGTCAGAATTTCCGGAGTTGAAAATTCGCTTTATTAATGTGGTCGATCTGTTTAAGTTACAACCGGATACTGAACATCCACACGGTTTGTCTGATTGGGATTTTGATAGTTTGTTCACTACTGACAAACCTATTATCTTTAATTTCCATGGCTATCCTTGGTTGATTCATAAGTTGGCTTATCGTCGCACTAATCACCCCAATTTGCACGTGCGCGGCTATAAGGAAAAGGGTAATATTAATACACCCTTGGAATTGGCGATCGAAAATCAGGTCGATCGCTTTAATTTGGTGATTGATGTCATTGACAGAGTTCCCAAATTGCGATCGGCGGCGGCTTATGTTCGGGAACGCATGAGAAATGCTATCATCGAAAATGTCGCCTATGCCTACGAACATGGTCAGGATCAGGAGGAAATTAGTAATTGGAAGTGGCCTTTTTAG